From Skermanella sp. TT6, a single genomic window includes:
- a CDS encoding alkene reductase, translating to MSVESLFTPVRVGAVSLSHRIVMPPLTRMRSRQPGDVPQPMNAQYYAQRATRGGLIIAEATDVSEQARGYPGAPGIYSAEQVQGWRLVTDAVHAKGGVIFLQVWHTGRISHSSMQPGGVLPVAPSAVAAAGMHMTRTFEPVAFETPRALREDEIPGIVDDFRRAAINAREAGFDGIEIHSANGYLIDQFLQTGTNRREDRYGGSIGNRARLLLEVVDAVSAAWSADRVGVRLSPWGRFNDMSDENPGALFDHVTTELGRRGLAYLHLVEPRADQNSDTNALDPEAPDASSRFKKSFGGTIIAAGGFTRETAPQAIAEGKADLVAFGRLFVANPDLVERLRRGAPLNRYDRPTFYGGDARGYIDYPALADA from the coding sequence ATGTCAGTCGAGTCCCTCTTCACGCCGGTCCGTGTCGGTGCCGTCAGCCTGTCCCACCGCATCGTCATGCCGCCGCTGACCCGCATGCGGTCGCGCCAACCGGGCGACGTGCCGCAGCCGATGAACGCCCAGTATTATGCGCAGCGGGCCACCCGGGGCGGACTGATCATCGCCGAGGCGACCGACGTGTCGGAACAGGCCCGGGGCTATCCCGGCGCGCCCGGCATCTATTCCGCCGAGCAGGTGCAGGGCTGGCGTCTGGTGACCGATGCCGTGCATGCCAAGGGCGGCGTGATCTTCCTCCAGGTCTGGCACACCGGCCGGATCTCGCACTCGTCCATGCAGCCGGGCGGCGTCTTGCCGGTGGCTCCCTCGGCGGTCGCCGCCGCCGGAATGCACATGACCAGGACCTTCGAGCCGGTCGCCTTCGAGACGCCCAGGGCGCTCCGCGAGGACGAGATCCCCGGCATCGTGGATGACTTCCGCCGCGCCGCGATCAACGCGCGGGAGGCCGGCTTCGACGGCATCGAGATCCACTCGGCCAACGGCTACCTGATCGACCAATTCCTCCAGACCGGCACCAACCGGCGCGAGGACCGCTACGGCGGCTCGATCGGGAACCGCGCGCGCCTGCTGCTGGAGGTCGTGGACGCCGTGAGCGCCGCCTGGAGCGCCGACCGCGTCGGCGTGCGGCTGTCCCCCTGGGGCCGCTTCAACGACATGAGCGACGAGAACCCGGGCGCCCTGTTCGACCATGTCACGACGGAACTGGGCCGGCGGGGCCTGGCCTACCTGCACCTGGTCGAGCCGCGGGCCGACCAGAACAGCGACACCAACGCGCTCGACCCCGAGGCGCCGGACGCCTCGTCGCGTTTCAAGAAGAGCTTCGGCGGCACGATCATCGCGGCCGGCGGCTTCACGCGGGAGACGGCGCCCCAGGCAATCGCCGAGGGCAAGGCCGACCTGGTGGCGTTCGGCCGCCTGTTCGTCGCCAATCCGGACCTGGTCGAACGGCTGCGGCGCGGCGCTCCGCTCAACCGCTACGACCGTCCGACCTTCTACGGCGGCGACGCGCGCGGCTACATCGACTATCCGGCGCTGGCGGACGCCTGA
- a CDS encoding LysR family transcriptional regulator, translating to METDELSVLVQAVAAGSLSGAARRLGVTPTVASRRLAALEERLGVRLMHRTTRSVSLTPEGETFLPHAQAMLEIEEAARASLAPAEQGVSGLLRVTAPASFGRKVVAPLVPALLDANPDLRIDLELTDSVVDIAAAGIDVAIRIGRLRESTLIARRLAPNTRVLCAAPSYLERRGTPHAVESLAGHECLVLSGTGSWPFDSGGKAREIRISGRFASNSVEAIREACIGGLGIALLSRWDVVTELASGALVRIDFEALIPQEISIWAVYPSSRLVPPKVRAFIASLESALAKTGR from the coding sequence ATGGAAACGGACGAGCTCTCGGTCCTGGTGCAGGCGGTCGCGGCCGGCAGCCTGTCGGGTGCGGCCCGCCGGCTCGGCGTCACCCCGACCGTCGCCAGCCGGCGCCTCGCCGCCCTGGAGGAACGCCTCGGCGTCCGCCTGATGCACAGGACGACGCGGTCGGTTTCCCTCACGCCCGAGGGGGAGACCTTCCTGCCCCATGCCCAGGCCATGCTGGAGATCGAGGAAGCGGCGCGCGCCAGCCTGGCCCCGGCGGAACAGGGGGTCAGCGGCCTTCTTCGCGTCACCGCGCCGGCCTCCTTCGGCCGGAAGGTGGTCGCCCCGCTCGTTCCGGCCCTGCTCGACGCCAATCCGGACCTGCGCATCGATCTGGAACTGACCGACAGCGTGGTGGACATCGCCGCCGCCGGGATCGACGTCGCCATCCGCATCGGGCGCCTGCGCGAGTCCACCCTGATCGCCCGCCGGCTGGCGCCGAACACGCGGGTGCTGTGCGCGGCCCCGTCCTACCTGGAGCGCCGCGGAACTCCCCATGCGGTGGAGTCGCTGGCCGGGCACGAGTGCCTGGTGCTGAGCGGCACCGGGTCCTGGCCCTTCGATTCCGGAGGGAAAGCACGGGAAATCCGCATTTCGGGACGCTTCGCCAGCAACAGCGTGGAGGCGATCCGCGAAGCCTGCATCGGCGGGCTAGGGATCGCCCTGCTGTCCCGCTGGGACGTCGTGACCGAGCTCGCTTCCGGCGCCCTGGTGCGGATCGATTTCGAGGCGCTGATCCCGCAGGAGATCTCCATCTGGGCCGTCTATCCCAGCTCCCGGCTGGTGCCGCCCAAGGTCCGGGCTTTCATCGCCTCGCTGGAGTCCGCGCTGGCGAAAACCGGACGGTGA
- a CDS encoding transglycosylase domain-containing protein, whose translation MRRFGWERWLICGVLVAAATGTGWVGYQEMRTSWLQAGVLTKYGERLTYQVEPGASTLVKYPTQGPYNERLGYTAIPKSIEALTGNGFRIEQQARTSPELADFVEYGGFAVFREKTRAGLTLKDRNGSILYTARYPERVYDDFDSVPPLVVGTLLFIENRELLDPTYPKRNPAVEWDRFALAILGLPAQWLNPGMRIPGGSTLATQIEKYRHSPDGQTSGATEKLRQMVSASVRAYLDGQDTTFARRRIVVDYLNSTPLTARLGFGEVNGLGDGLWAWYGTDFKDANAILKQTPRNGLERLRQAEIYKQVLSLLLAQRRPTHYLIADRASLNELADSHLRLLASQGTISEDLRDAALDIKLRFRNDAPLPPPVSFVEQKAANAIRTRLLGMLNVPSLYQLDRYDLTAETSLDGPTQQRMVEVLSKLNEPGFIETLGMAGFRLLDAGKNDLHKVIYSVMLYERGPNANYVRIQADNLDRPLDINEGAKLDLGSTAKLRTLITYLEIISELHGRYGHLPRQQLRSVSLDATDNLTRWVSTYLSDAADRSLATLLAAAMERRYSASPGERFFTGGGVHSFVNFDDKDNGSIPTVTESLRSSINLPFIRMMRDIVQYYVAEGAEEAGGTILTDPSNPARQAYLEQFADKEGSHFLNRFYTDYRGKTPDEALALLATRVRPVPHRLATAFLSVRPKASLAEFTRFMRDRLPKSELTDQVLERLFDKYAKDKWILADRGYITGVHPLQLWLVEHLQHHPEAKRSEVLQASADERQETYAWLFKTSRKQAQDTRIRILLEAEAFQRIHKSWKRLGYPFDSLTPSYATAIGSSADRPGALADLMGIIVSDGIRVPTLRVERLHFATGTPYEAVLGFDQKPGERVLAPEITATVRRALQDVVENGTARRVRGAFAAPDGQVLPIGGKTGTGDHRYADRVMARTATFVFFIGDRFFGTITAHVAGPEAARYKFTSALPSQLLKSLAPVIQPLMERPTTTQTVDRSQ comes from the coding sequence ATGCGTCGCTTCGGTTGGGAGCGCTGGCTGATCTGTGGAGTGCTTGTCGCCGCAGCCACGGGCACCGGTTGGGTCGGCTACCAGGAGATGCGGACCTCCTGGTTGCAGGCGGGGGTTCTGACCAAGTACGGCGAGAGGCTCACCTACCAGGTCGAGCCGGGCGCCAGCACCCTGGTCAAGTATCCGACCCAGGGTCCCTACAACGAGCGGCTCGGCTATACCGCGATCCCGAAGTCCATCGAGGCGCTCACCGGCAACGGCTTCCGGATCGAGCAGCAGGCGCGGACCTCGCCCGAACTGGCCGACTTCGTCGAGTACGGCGGCTTCGCGGTCTTCCGGGAGAAGACCCGCGCCGGCCTGACCCTCAAGGACCGCAACGGGTCGATCCTCTACACGGCCCGCTATCCCGAGCGGGTCTACGACGATTTCGACTCCGTGCCGCCCCTGGTGGTCGGCACCCTGCTCTTCATCGAGAACCGGGAACTGCTCGACCCGACCTACCCCAAGCGGAACCCCGCGGTCGAGTGGGACCGCTTCGCCCTCGCCATCCTGGGGCTGCCGGCCCAGTGGCTCAATCCCGGCATGCGCATTCCCGGCGGCAGCACCCTGGCGACCCAGATCGAGAAGTACCGCCACTCGCCCGATGGCCAGACCTCGGGGGCGACCGAGAAGCTGCGCCAGATGGTCTCGGCCAGCGTGCGGGCCTATCTGGACGGCCAGGACACCACCTTCGCCCGCCGGCGCATCGTCGTCGATTACCTGAATTCCACGCCGCTGACCGCCCGCCTCGGCTTCGGCGAGGTCAACGGGCTGGGCGACGGCCTGTGGGCCTGGTACGGCACCGACTTCAAGGACGCCAACGCGATCCTGAAGCAGACGCCCCGCAACGGCCTGGAACGGCTCCGCCAGGCGGAGATCTACAAGCAGGTGCTGAGCCTGCTGCTGGCCCAGCGCCGGCCGACCCATTACCTGATCGCGGACCGCGCTTCCCTGAACGAGCTGGCCGACAGCCATCTGCGGCTGTTGGCATCCCAGGGGACGATCTCCGAGGACCTGCGCGACGCGGCGCTCGATATCAAGTTGCGCTTCCGGAACGACGCACCCCTTCCGCCGCCCGTTTCGTTCGTGGAACAGAAGGCGGCGAACGCGATCCGGACCCGGCTGCTCGGCATGCTGAACGTCCCCAGCCTGTACCAGCTCGACCGCTACGACCTGACGGCGGAAACCAGCCTGGACGGCCCGACCCAGCAGCGCATGGTCGAGGTGCTGTCCAAGCTGAACGAGCCCGGCTTCATCGAGACGCTGGGGATGGCTGGCTTCCGCCTCCTGGATGCCGGCAAGAACGACCTGCACAAGGTGATCTACAGCGTCATGCTGTACGAGCGCGGCCCCAACGCCAACTATGTCCGCATCCAGGCCGACAACCTGGACCGGCCGCTCGACATCAACGAGGGCGCCAAGCTCGACCTGGGCTCGACCGCCAAGCTGCGCACGCTGATCACCTATCTGGAGATCATTTCGGAACTGCATGGCCGCTACGGCCACCTGCCCCGCCAGCAGCTCCGCTCGGTATCCCTGGACGCGACCGACAACCTGACGCGCTGGGTCTCCACATACCTGTCCGACGCTGCCGACCGCAGCCTCGCCACCCTGCTGGCGGCCGCCATGGAGCGGCGCTATTCCGCCAGCCCCGGCGAACGGTTCTTCACCGGCGGCGGCGTCCACAGCTTCGTCAATTTCGACGACAAGGACAACGGCTCGATCCCGACCGTGACCGAGTCGCTCCGCAGCTCCATCAACCTGCCCTTCATCCGCATGATGCGGGACATCGTCCAGTACTATGTCGCCGAGGGCGCCGAGGAAGCCGGCGGGACGATCCTGACCGATCCGTCCAACCCGGCGCGCCAGGCCTACCTGGAGCAGTTCGCCGACAAGGAGGGCAGCCATTTCCTCAACCGGTTCTATACGGACTACCGCGGCAAGACGCCGGACGAGGCGCTGGCGCTCCTCGCGACGCGGGTCCGGCCGGTTCCGCACCGCCTCGCGACCGCCTTCCTGTCGGTGCGTCCCAAGGCCAGCCTCGCGGAATTCACCCGCTTCATGCGCGACCGCCTGCCCAAGAGCGAGCTGACCGACCAGGTGTTGGAACGGCTGTTCGACAAGTACGCCAAGGACAAGTGGATCCTGGCCGACCGGGGCTACATCACCGGGGTCCACCCGCTCCAGCTCTGGCTGGTGGAGCATCTCCAGCACCATCCCGAGGCGAAGCGCAGCGAGGTGCTCCAGGCCAGCGCCGACGAGCGGCAGGAGACCTATGCCTGGCTGTTCAAGACCAGCCGCAAGCAGGCTCAGGACACCCGCATCCGCATCCTTCTCGAAGCCGAGGCGTTCCAGCGCATCCACAAGTCCTGGAAGCGGCTGGGCTATCCGTTCGACAGCCTGACCCCCTCCTACGCGACCGCGATCGGCAGCTCCGCCGACCGTCCCGGCGCGCTAGCCGACCTGATGGGAATCATCGTGTCCGACGGCATCCGGGTGCCGACGCTTCGGGTGGAGCGCCTTCATTTCGCGACCGGAACGCCTTACGAGGCGGTTCTCGGCTTCGACCAGAAGCCTGGCGAGCGGGTGCTGGCGCCGGAGATCACGGCGACCGTCCGGCGCGCCCTGCAGGACGTGGTGGAGAACGGCACGGCGCGCCGCGTGCGCGGCGCCTTCGCCGCCCCGGACGGCCAGGTGCTCCCCATCGGCGGCAAGACCGGCACCGGCGACCACCGCTACGCCGACCGGGTGATGGCCCGCACCGCGACCTTCGTCTTCTTCATCGGCGACCGCTTCTTCGGCACCATCACCGCCCACGTCGCCGGGCCGGAAGCCGCCCGCTACAAATTCACCAGCGCCCTGCCATCGCAGCTGCTGAAGTCCCTGGCGCCGGTGATCCAGCCGCTGATGGAGCGCCCGACCACGACGCAGACGGTCGATCGCAGCCAGTGA
- a CDS encoding pentapeptide repeat-containing protein codes for MTDGSVYSAEDLLTKLTIPLYCCTTPILDQIQLNGCANGQDALTNPLVGPVMLAEEFDTGTFTVTSSNIVLAQSFIGPSVQLALTAAAGEQQPAFVTLDRVFMENTGATGSLSTITFSANPQATVSIYQSDVSNIEIAPLNNGEPASLSALCLNIQYSTVTNLTLNSYNTASGVSSCSAPYQAANFSPKTISFSNSTFQNFIYNEVGSAVMKSDVDLVDFSGSTLDQTSLGSFLSYLNQLRGGAVISAKFDDADLAGLDLGAILDLPSQGIPFTISGATLSQADLSCTGVPCEPAIGKAQLTGVNLTGANLASQDLSGANLSNAILGAMDLSTNILSSTYSGVDLSGVDLTQVTLPAELANVNLSGAVLTGLDLSKADLTGANLSNTNLASTTNTKLPTKLTNVDFTGADLSGLDLSQATLTGANLSNTTLTSATNTKLPVDLTNVNFTGADLSGLALYGYTLTGATLEGTNLTGATLMDPGQPSAPLGYLQGIAGNSLASANLSNVVLNSVDLSSFTLTGANLTGADLSNSILPPDLSDVTLSQTLMGNVSWAAGQQQLSLTGATLKTLDLTTAAMPSMVDLTNTIVDGVTFQGLELCNVNLAGMTATGTDFSETVIQNAFFAGATFDSQSTFENANIIVAPDAGTTATCTASGSTTGAGAAQNTFSKRDRRKRRPPAAADHRSAERQGREKPAGKLTSASSAQGPCTGVGGGAPWDGSNQTTPPTPFEGTAFLGTNLDYASFAPSDGTTGVNFASVVLSNDVVVASVQGTDFGPAPNFNSACLDYVQFDDNDFAGASFDSALLVGAGLGNSSLVGASFSAATIAGTNFLNSDLSNASFGTAAISANTYANDSQLTNFTCAMMGGADLSQAIFLTSGTAPNSVDLTNALLLPQASYQIGQQTLTTCCPVAGEVGEYTCGYVQDGYNSYGLTTYGLTQLPNDTSGIAGTCPNGGASPCGAATSTGWLIGTSVPWSRSGCNMPSVSPLTCSSSGTVTVTDENLLACLDKANGLAPGTQLTQAQVAATQSIDCPGMGIASLDGLAAFTNLSALNVSDNHITGIPDLSALTSLTTLNIDGNRLTSIEASDLPPTLLTLSASDNQITQVTLTGLDALTMLNLSGNQIEGISLLFQFNLVSLDLSTNQLQSLNLAAGSPWSLASVNLSFNQLTSIGSVAALYDDGQGALTVLNLSGNPNFNCTSLDIPSSSALCTGSGCGNQSAPTCESPSPQTE; via the coding sequence GTGACCGACGGCTCCGTCTATAGCGCCGAGGACTTGCTGACGAAGCTGACCATACCGCTGTACTGCTGCACGACACCCATCCTGGACCAGATCCAACTGAACGGGTGCGCGAACGGCCAGGATGCTCTGACCAACCCGCTCGTCGGGCCCGTGATGCTCGCCGAGGAGTTCGACACGGGCACATTCACGGTCACGTCGTCGAACATCGTGCTGGCCCAGTCCTTCATCGGTCCCTCCGTGCAGTTGGCGCTGACGGCGGCAGCCGGCGAGCAGCAACCGGCCTTCGTGACCCTGGACCGGGTTTTCATGGAGAATACCGGCGCTACCGGATCCCTGAGCACGATCACATTCTCGGCCAATCCCCAAGCCACGGTATCGATCTATCAGAGCGATGTTTCAAACATCGAAATAGCGCCTCTGAACAATGGGGAGCCGGCGAGCCTCTCGGCCCTGTGCCTGAATATACAATACTCTACCGTCACCAATCTCACTCTCAATTCCTACAATACCGCTTCTGGTGTAAGTTCATGCAGCGCTCCCTATCAAGCGGCTAACTTCTCTCCGAAGACGATCAGCTTTTCCAATTCGACTTTCCAGAATTTCATCTACAACGAGGTCGGCTCGGCCGTGATGAAGTCCGATGTCGATCTCGTGGACTTTTCCGGATCGACGCTGGATCAGACATCGCTCGGCAGCTTCCTGAGCTATCTGAATCAACTCAGGGGCGGGGCGGTCATTTCAGCCAAGTTCGATGACGCCGACCTCGCCGGCCTGGACCTCGGAGCGATCCTCGACCTGCCGAGCCAGGGAATACCCTTCACCATCTCCGGCGCCACGCTCAGCCAGGCGGATCTGTCCTGCACGGGCGTACCCTGCGAGCCCGCGATCGGCAAGGCCCAACTGACCGGCGTGAACCTGACCGGAGCCAATCTCGCGAGCCAGGACCTCAGCGGCGCCAACTTGAGCAATGCCATTCTCGGCGCCATGGACCTGAGCACCAACATCCTGTCGTCGACGTACTCGGGCGTCGATCTCAGCGGTGTCGATCTGACCCAGGTGACGCTTCCAGCCGAGCTTGCGAACGTCAACCTGAGCGGTGCCGTTCTGACCGGGCTCGACCTTTCCAAGGCCGATCTGACCGGAGCCAACCTGAGCAACACCAACTTGGCGAGTACGACGAACACGAAGCTCCCGACCAAGCTCACGAACGTCGACTTCACCGGCGCCGACCTGTCGGGGCTCGATCTTTCCCAGGCCACGCTGACCGGAGCCAACCTGAGCAACACCACCTTGACGAGTGCGACGAACACGAAGCTGCCGGTCGATCTCACGAACGTCAATTTCACCGGCGCCGACCTGTCGGGACTGGCTCTCTACGGCTACACGCTGACCGGCGCCACCCTCGAAGGCACGAACCTGACCGGTGCGACGCTCATGGACCCCGGCCAGCCGTCGGCACCTCTCGGCTATCTGCAAGGGATAGCCGGTAACTCGCTCGCATCCGCCAATCTTTCGAACGTGGTGCTGAACTCGGTCGACCTGTCGTCCTTCACCCTGACAGGCGCCAACCTGACCGGCGCCGACCTGTCGAACAGCATCCTTCCGCCGGACCTGAGCGACGTGACCCTGTCGCAGACCCTCATGGGCAATGTTTCCTGGGCGGCGGGACAGCAGCAACTCAGCCTGACGGGCGCCACCCTCAAAACCCTCGACCTGACCACGGCGGCCATGCCGAGCATGGTGGACCTGACCAACACGATCGTCGACGGCGTGACCTTCCAGGGCCTCGAACTCTGCAACGTCAACCTGGCCGGAATGACCGCGACCGGCACCGATTTCTCCGAGACGGTGATCCAGAACGCCTTCTTCGCCGGGGCGACCTTCGACTCTCAGTCCACATTCGAGAACGCCAACATCATAGTGGCCCCCGACGCCGGCACGACCGCCACCTGCACCGCTTCCGGCTCCACCACAGGCGCCGGCGCTGCGCAGAACACCTTCTCGAAGCGGGACCGTCGCAAGCGCCGTCCCCCGGCGGCTGCCGACCACCGGAGCGCCGAGCGGCAAGGTCGGGAGAAACCGGCCGGCAAGCTGACGTCGGCGTCCTCGGCCCAGGGTCCATGCACAGGCGTCGGCGGCGGCGCCCCGTGGGACGGTTCGAACCAGACGACGCCGCCAACGCCCTTCGAGGGAACCGCTTTCCTGGGCACCAACCTGGATTATGCCAGTTTCGCGCCGTCCGACGGCACCACCGGCGTGAATTTCGCCTCGGTCGTGCTGTCCAACGACGTCGTCGTCGCGTCCGTGCAGGGAACCGACTTCGGCCCGGCGCCGAACTTCAACTCCGCCTGCCTGGATTATGTCCAGTTCGACGACAATGATTTCGCGGGCGCCAGCTTCGACAGCGCCCTTCTGGTGGGCGCCGGCCTCGGCAATTCATCCCTGGTCGGCGCCTCCTTCTCCGCCGCGACGATCGCCGGCACGAACTTCCTGAACTCCGACCTGAGCAACGCGAGTTTCGGCACGGCCGCCATTTCCGCGAACACCTACGCCAACGACTCCCAGTTGACGAACTTCACCTGCGCCATGATGGGCGGTGCCGACTTGTCCCAGGCCATCTTCCTGACGTCCGGGACCGCCCCCAACTCGGTCGACCTGACGAATGCCCTCCTGCTCCCGCAGGCGAGCTACCAGATCGGCCAGCAAACGCTGACCACCTGCTGCCCCGTCGCCGGCGAGGTGGGCGAATATACCTGCGGGTATGTTCAGGATGGGTACAACAGTTACGGCCTGACGACCTACGGCTTGACGCAGCTTCCCAACGACACGTCCGGCATCGCGGGTACCTGTCCCAACGGAGGTGCCAGCCCCTGCGGAGCGGCGACATCGACGGGGTGGCTGATCGGCACCAGCGTTCCCTGGTCGCGCTCCGGCTGCAACATGCCGTCGGTGTCTCCGCTGACCTGCTCCTCAAGCGGAACGGTCACGGTGACCGACGAGAACCTGCTCGCCTGCCTGGACAAGGCGAACGGCCTGGCGCCGGGAACCCAACTGACCCAGGCACAGGTCGCGGCGACCCAGAGCATCGATTGTCCCGGAATGGGCATCGCGTCCCTGGACGGACTCGCCGCCTTCACGAACCTCTCCGCCCTGAACGTGAGCGACAATCACATCACCGGGATTCCGGATCTGTCGGCCCTGACGTCGCTGACGACCCTGAACATCGATGGCAATCGGCTGACGAGCATCGAGGCGTCCGACCTTCCGCCGACGCTTCTGACGCTGAGCGCGTCGGACAACCAGATCACCCAGGTCACCCTGACCGGCCTGGATGCCCTGACCATGCTGAACCTGTCGGGCAACCAGATCGAGGGCATCTCGCTCCTCTTCCAGTTCAACCTCGTTTCCCTGGATCTCTCCACCAACCAGTTGCAGTCGCTGAACCTCGCCGCCGGGTCCCCCTGGAGCCTCGCCTCGGTCAACCTGTCGTTCAACCAGCTGACCAGCATCGGGTCGGTCGCGGCGCTCTATGACGACGGCCAGGGCGCGCTGACGGTCCTCAACCTTTCCGGCAACCCCAACTTCAACTGCACCTCCCTGGATATACCCAGCAGTTCGGCCCTTTGTACAGGATCCGGCTGCGGCAATCAGAGCGCGCCGACCTGCGAGTCACCGTCGCCGCAGACCGAATAG
- the zapE gene encoding cell division protein ZapE, translated as MPNGPLALYRSRRGTGTLKADAAQEYAAQRLQSLFQGLKDYKPAMGKVGWRARFGLTRRPDPAPQGLYIYGDVGRGKSMLMDLFFETAPVERKRRVHFHAFMIEVHDRMHRQRQASKEEGNSGGKSVDETIPDLAKALADEAWLLCFDEFHVTDIADAMILGRLFTALFDLGVVVVATSNWPPDDLYKDGLQRDLFLPFIRLLKEKVDIVELTGPTDYRRDRFKGAKVYYCPQGPATDRALSELFDSLTEGAVASHCSLTAQGRKVDVPKAAKGVAFFSFHELCARPLGSADYLAIATHFHTVIIDRVPKMKEAQRNEAKRFMTLIDALYEHKVKTIIAAAGPPESLYDEGTHAFEFQRTVSRLMEMQAEDYLALDHLT; from the coding sequence ATGCCAAACGGCCCTCTAGCGCTCTACCGTTCCCGCCGGGGTACCGGCACCCTGAAGGCCGATGCTGCGCAGGAATATGCGGCCCAGAGGCTGCAATCCCTGTTCCAGGGCCTGAAGGACTATAAGCCCGCCATGGGCAAGGTCGGCTGGCGCGCCCGGTTCGGGCTGACGCGCCGGCCCGACCCCGCTCCGCAGGGGCTGTACATCTATGGCGACGTCGGCCGCGGCAAGTCGATGCTGATGGACCTGTTCTTCGAGACGGCGCCGGTGGAGCGGAAGCGCCGGGTCCATTTCCACGCCTTCATGATCGAGGTCCATGACCGCATGCACCGGCAGCGCCAGGCCTCGAAGGAGGAGGGCAACTCCGGCGGCAAGAGCGTGGACGAGACGATCCCCGACTTGGCGAAGGCGCTCGCCGACGAGGCGTGGCTGCTGTGCTTCGACGAGTTCCACGTCACCGACATCGCCGACGCCATGATCCTGGGGCGGCTGTTCACGGCGCTGTTCGACCTGGGCGTCGTGGTCGTGGCGACGTCGAACTGGCCGCCCGACGACCTCTACAAGGACGGGCTGCAGCGCGACCTGTTCCTGCCGTTCATCCGGCTTCTCAAGGAGAAGGTGGACATCGTCGAGCTGACGGGCCCCACCGACTACCGGCGGGATCGGTTCAAAGGCGCCAAGGTCTATTACTGCCCCCAGGGCCCTGCCACCGACCGGGCGCTGTCGGAGTTGTTCGACAGCCTGACCGAGGGCGCCGTGGCGTCCCACTGCAGCCTGACCGCCCAGGGCCGCAAGGTGGACGTCCCGAAGGCGGCCAAGGGCGTCGCCTTCTTCAGCTTCCACGAATTGTGCGCCCGGCCGCTCGGGTCGGCCGACTACCTCGCGATCGCGACCCATTTCCACACCGTCATCATCGACCGGGTGCCGAAGATGAAGGAGGCGCAGCGGAACGAGGCCAAGCGCTTCATGACGCTGATCGACGCCCTGTACGAGCACAAGGTGAAGACCATCATCGCCGCCGCCGGCCCGCCGGAAAGCCTGTACGACGAGGGCACCCACGCCTTCGAGTTCCAGCGCACCGTCAGCCGCCTGATGGAGATGCAGGCGGAGGATTACCTGGCGCTGGATCACCTGACCTGA